A window of the Rhizobium brockwellii genome harbors these coding sequences:
- a CDS encoding alpha/beta hydrolase: MTETGYVHRLHAGAPDKPILLVLHGTGGDENQFFDFGRHLLPEATILSPRGDVSEHGAARFFRRTGEGVYDMPDLSRATEKMAAYVKEFADEYQASDILGLGFSNGANILANVLIEKGIFDAAVLMHPLIPFQPEAQSPLAGRKVLMTAGQRDPIAPVSMTEALSEHLKNRGAEVRTVWHPGGHEIAPLEIDAVRDFLGRY, encoded by the coding sequence ATGACCGAAACAGGATATGTGCACCGGCTGCATGCCGGTGCACCTGATAAACCCATCCTGCTGGTGCTGCACGGCACGGGTGGCGACGAGAACCAGTTTTTCGACTTCGGTCGGCACCTGCTGCCCGAAGCGACGATCCTCTCGCCGCGCGGCGATGTTTCCGAACACGGCGCGGCGCGGTTCTTTCGCCGCACCGGGGAGGGGGTCTACGACATGCCCGACCTTTCCCGGGCGACGGAGAAGATGGCCGCCTACGTCAAGGAATTCGCGGACGAGTACCAGGCTTCCGATATTCTCGGCCTGGGTTTTTCGAATGGCGCAAATATTCTTGCCAATGTCCTGATCGAGAAGGGTATCTTCGATGCCGCGGTTCTGATGCACCCGCTCATTCCGTTTCAACCCGAAGCCCAGTCGCCGCTGGCGGGAAGAAAGGTGCTCATGACGGCAGGGCAGCGAGACCCGATTGCGCCTGTCTCCATGACCGAGGCGCTGTCCGAACATCTGAAAAACCGAGGGGCGGAGGTCAGGACGGTCTGGCATCCCGGCGGTCACGAGATTGCGCCGCTCGAAATCGATGCGGTCCGCGATTTTCTCGGCCGTTATTGA
- a CDS encoding metallophosphoesterase — protein MGFMFNYLRPWRQQIPILAGGRKKRARLTFSEGEFAAVYAMSDVHGCYNELVEAHRRIEQDAARIPGPKLIVMLGDYVDRGPDSSAVLEFLSKTPPPGFQRFVLCGNHDAELVNLYHKPARILEWLGFAGTETLHSYGIDIEHLLQSAAGSETIARVIRNMIPERHIQFLESLPVMLRMGRILFVHAGIKPGIDLKRQKDSDLMWIRQPFLDEGPQLPVLVIHGHTPARIPTFGPQRIGIDTAVSATGRLTVLTIKGTRVGIL, from the coding sequence ATGGGTTTCATGTTTAACTATCTAAGGCCATGGCGACAACAGATACCGATACTGGCTGGCGGCCGTAAAAAACGCGCTCGGCTAACGTTTTCCGAAGGCGAATTCGCTGCGGTCTACGCGATGAGCGACGTTCACGGATGTTATAATGAACTCGTCGAGGCACATCGCCGCATCGAGCAGGATGCTGCGCGCATTCCGGGACCGAAACTCATCGTCATGCTCGGCGACTATGTCGATCGCGGACCCGATTCGAGCGCGGTGCTGGAGTTCCTGAGCAAGACCCCGCCGCCGGGGTTTCAGCGTTTCGTTCTGTGCGGCAATCATGACGCGGAGTTGGTGAATCTCTATCACAAACCGGCGCGCATTCTTGAATGGCTCGGCTTTGCCGGAACGGAGACGCTGCACTCATACGGTATCGACATCGAGCATCTGCTGCAGTCGGCGGCTGGAAGCGAAACAATCGCCCGCGTCATTCGCAACATGATACCCGAACGGCATATCCAATTTCTGGAATCGCTGCCGGTCATGCTGCGGATGGGAAGGATCCTCTTTGTTCATGCGGGCATCAAGCCGGGCATCGACCTCAAGAGGCAGAAAGACAGCGACCTTATGTGGATCCGTCAGCCCTTCCTGGATGAAGGGCCGCAGCTTCCTGTCCTGGTGATCCATGGGCACACCCCGGCGCGAATCCCGACATTCGGTCCGCAACGCATCGGCATCGACACCGCAGTTTCGGCGACGGGCCGGCTGACCGTGCTGACGATAAAGGGGACGCGGGTCGGAATTCTTTAA
- a CDS encoding endonuclease/exonuclease/phosphatase family protein translates to MRDIIYWILCAFLTVAIAIVSLRYVTNFWLLSFVYSFQVHLGVVFVAASLIILAIKRQIYGFILLLASLLLVVHGVVMLREFSEGDRGTDRQPLFRLMSFNIAIDNWKNSTEITDMVIASNADVVNLLEAKPLTFHLQQLFKAYPYHIGCDAGKDTCDTLVLSKRPFVSRQVASMGSLRKNRLVIASVDFGGETINLVSAHLTKPYFDDFQMAELEDLGKALGSIDGPVVLSGDFNSSAIAPSIQAFLREQKLKTITPEPATWPIGAGALGIAIDHIFARAPLHLTSLERLDDNLGSNHLGLVADFVLDKDGETSPAK, encoded by the coding sequence ATGAGAGATATAATTTATTGGATTCTCTGCGCGTTTCTGACCGTTGCCATCGCGATCGTGTCGTTACGCTATGTCACGAACTTCTGGCTTCTGTCCTTCGTCTACAGCTTTCAGGTTCACCTCGGCGTCGTGTTTGTCGCCGCCAGCCTGATCATTCTGGCCATCAAGAGACAGATTTACGGCTTCATCCTTTTGCTTGCCTCGCTTCTTCTCGTCGTTCACGGCGTCGTCATGCTGCGCGAGTTCTCGGAGGGCGACAGAGGCACCGACAGGCAGCCGCTTTTTCGTCTGATGTCGTTCAACATCGCGATCGACAACTGGAAAAACTCGACTGAAATCACGGACATGGTGATCGCGTCGAATGCCGACGTCGTCAATCTGCTCGAAGCCAAGCCGCTGACGTTTCACCTGCAGCAATTGTTCAAGGCCTATCCCTATCATATCGGTTGCGATGCCGGGAAGGATACATGCGATACGCTGGTGCTCTCCAAACGCCCGTTCGTCAGCCGGCAGGTCGCAAGCATGGGCAGTCTTCGAAAAAACAGGCTTGTTATAGCAAGCGTCGACTTCGGCGGCGAAACTATCAATCTGGTTTCCGCGCACCTGACCAAACCATATTTCGACGATTTCCAGATGGCTGAATTGGAAGATCTCGGCAAAGCGCTTGGCTCGATCGACGGCCCTGTGGTGCTTTCAGGTGATTTCAACTCCTCGGCGATCGCCCCGAGCATCCAAGCTTTCCTGCGCGAGCAGAAGCTGAAAACGATCACGCCAGAACCGGCAACATGGCCGATCGGCGCCGGCGCGCTCGGGATCGCCATCGACCACATATTTGCGCGCGCGCCGCTTCATCTGACATCGCTGGAACGTCTCGATGATAATCTCGGCTCGAATCACTTGGGCCTGGTCGCCGACTTCGTTCTCGACAAGGACGGCGAAACTTCACCGGCAAAATGA
- a CDS encoding KTSC domain-containing protein: protein MIRNLRSKTAGCKVETAVDSKLIEAITYDEDSRHLRVYLTNGQRREYEGVPKGVVVGLTMAESPGNFYMKAIRGKYPPRP from the coding sequence TTGATCAGGAATCTCAGATCCAAAACTGCGGGGTGCAAAGTGGAAACTGCGGTTGATTCGAAACTTATCGAGGCGATCACCTACGACGAAGACAGCCGGCATCTACGGGTCTATCTGACCAACGGTCAGAGGCGAGAATATGAAGGCGTTCCCAAGGGCGTCGTCGTCGGGTTGACGATGGCGGAATCACCGGGAAATTTCTATATGAAGGCAATCAGGGGCAAATATCCTCCTCGCCCCTAA
- a CDS encoding NAD-dependent epimerase/dehydratase family protein: protein MRYFITGTAGFIGFHLARRLLQEGHDVTGFDGLTPYYNVKLKEMRHAALSQFPTFKPVIAMLEDRPALEAAVLAAKPDILIHLAAQAGVRYSLENPEAYLRSNVEGSWNIMEIARRVEIRHLMLASTSSIYGANATVPFRETDRADEPLTIYAATKKSMELMAHSYAHLHKIPTTAFRFFTVYGPWGRPDMALFKFTKNMLEGQPIEIYGEGNMSRDFTYIDDLIEAIVRLSAVVPSEENRLENTAVETLSRQAPFRVVNIGGGQPVSLMDFVETVEKALGRPAIRKMLAMQKGDVPRTFAAPDLLVALTGYKPDTTLDVGVKAFVDWYLDVRSELDA, encoded by the coding sequence ATGCGCTACTTCATTACAGGGACTGCCGGCTTTATCGGTTTTCATCTGGCCAGGCGCCTGCTGCAAGAAGGGCATGACGTCACAGGCTTCGATGGCCTCACTCCCTATTACAACGTCAAGCTCAAGGAGATGCGCCATGCGGCACTCTCCCAGTTTCCGACCTTCAAACCCGTTATCGCGATGCTCGAGGACCGCCCAGCGCTAGAAGCGGCTGTTCTGGCGGCTAAGCCCGACATTCTGATCCACTTGGCCGCACAGGCCGGCGTGCGCTACAGCCTGGAAAATCCAGAGGCCTATCTCCGTTCGAACGTCGAAGGCTCGTGGAACATCATGGAAATCGCGCGGCGCGTCGAAATTCGCCATCTGATGCTGGCCTCGACATCATCGATCTATGGCGCCAATGCGACCGTCCCCTTTCGCGAGACCGATCGCGCCGACGAGCCGCTGACCATCTATGCGGCGACCAAGAAATCGATGGAACTGATGGCGCACAGTTATGCCCATCTTCACAAGATTCCAACCACGGCTTTTCGCTTTTTCACCGTTTATGGCCCATGGGGCCGGCCCGACATGGCGCTGTTCAAATTCACCAAAAACATGCTTGAAGGCCAGCCGATCGAGATCTACGGCGAAGGCAACATGAGCCGTGACTTCACTTATATAGACGATCTCATCGAGGCGATCGTCAGGCTATCGGCGGTCGTCCCGTCCGAGGAAAATCGCCTCGAAAACACGGCTGTCGAAACGCTCTCGCGCCAGGCGCCCTTCCGTGTCGTCAATATTGGCGGAGGCCAGCCGGTCAGCCTGATGGATTTCGTCGAAACGGTGGAAAAGGCGCTCGGCCGTCCTGCCATTCGCAAGATGCTGGCAATGCAGAAGGGTGACGTGCCGCGCACCTTCGCAGCCCCGGATCTGCTGGTCGCGCTGACCGGATACAAGCCGGATACGACCTTGGATGTCGGCGTCAAGGCCTTCGTCGACTGGTATCTCGACGTACGCAGCGAACTCGACGCCTAG
- a CDS encoding mannose-1-phosphate guanylyltransferase/mannose-6-phosphate isomerase, whose protein sequence is MTQKIVPVIMAGGKGTRLWPLSRATAPKQFIQFVGDKTLFQETLERVSDPELYEAPIVVTNEEFRFLVAEQARELAIPLAAVLLEPVARNTAAAVAAAATLAGELFGKGTIIQMLASDHEILADKSYFDCIRIARDAAADGNLVTFGINPTEPATGYGYIEIGDALKNGAHKVKRFVEKPALEKAEQMLADGGFYWNSGIFMFPVTELIAELQEYAPDVLKAASKAVSKASRDLDFTRLDADHFAKSPDISIDYAIMEKTSKAAVVPSPFKWSDMGSWDSVWKSGARDDNGNVAAANTTVVNTRNSLVMTRGVHLAVQGMEDVAVIASEDAVYVGPLKDSQNVGQLVKMLASSSTTAKFTETHPTSYRPWGGYTSIFNGDRFQVKRIFVTPGKKLSLQKHHHRSEHWIVVKGTAEVTVGENVRMLRENESVYIPLGEVHRLANPGKILLELIEVQTGSYLGEDDIIRIVDEFGRT, encoded by the coding sequence ATGACGCAGAAAATCGTTCCCGTGATCATGGCCGGCGGCAAAGGCACGCGGCTCTGGCCGCTTTCCCGTGCCACCGCACCGAAACAATTCATCCAGTTCGTCGGCGACAAGACGTTGTTTCAGGAAACTCTTGAGCGCGTTTCCGATCCCGAGCTCTATGAAGCCCCGATCGTCGTCACCAATGAGGAATTCCGCTTCCTGGTCGCCGAGCAGGCACGCGAGCTTGCCATCCCGCTCGCCGCCGTCCTGCTCGAACCGGTCGCCCGCAACACAGCCGCAGCAGTGGCCGCCGCCGCAACGCTCGCTGGCGAGCTGTTCGGCAAGGGCACCATCATCCAGATGCTCGCCTCGGATCACGAAATTCTCGCCGACAAGAGCTATTTCGATTGCATCCGCATCGCCCGCGATGCCGCCGCCGACGGCAACCTCGTAACTTTCGGCATCAACCCGACGGAGCCGGCGACAGGCTACGGCTATATCGAGATCGGCGATGCCCTCAAAAACGGTGCGCACAAGGTCAAGCGCTTTGTCGAAAAGCCGGCACTTGAGAAGGCCGAGCAGATGCTCGCCGACGGCGGCTTCTACTGGAACTCGGGCATCTTCATGTTCCCGGTGACGGAACTCATCGCCGAACTGCAGGAATATGCACCCGATGTGCTGAAGGCGGCCAGCAAGGCCGTTTCGAAGGCGAGCCGCGACCTTGATTTCACCCGTCTCGACGCCGACCATTTCGCCAAGAGCCCCGATATCTCCATCGATTATGCGATCATGGAAAAGACCTCCAAGGCAGCAGTCGTCCCCTCGCCGTTCAAATGGTCGGACATGGGCAGCTGGGATTCTGTCTGGAAATCAGGCGCCCGCGACGACAACGGCAATGTTGCCGCCGCAAACACCACCGTCGTCAATACCCGCAATTCGCTCGTCATGACCCGTGGTGTGCATCTTGCGGTCCAGGGCATGGAGGATGTCGCCGTCATCGCCAGCGAGGACGCTGTCTATGTCGGACCGCTCAAAGACAGCCAGAATGTCGGACAATTGGTCAAGATGCTGGCGTCTTCTTCCACTACCGCGAAATTCACCGAAACCCATCCGACATCTTATCGACCCTGGGGCGGTTATACCTCGATCTTCAACGGCGACCGCTTCCAGGTGAAGCGTATCTTCGTCACGCCGGGCAAGAAGCTCTCGCTGCAAAAACACCATCATCGTTCCGAACACTGGATCGTCGTCAAGGGAACGGCTGAGGTGACGGTCGGCGAGAACGTGCGTATGCTGCGCGAGAACGAAAGCGTCTACATTCCGCTTGGCGAAGTCCACCGCCTCGCCAACCCCGGCAAGATTCTTCTCGAGCTCATCGAGGTTCAGACGGGCTCCTATCTCGGCGAGGACGACATCATCCGTATCGTCGATGAGTTTGGAAGAACGTAA
- a CDS encoding transglutaminase-like cysteine peptidase: MKKTVVTLLALALTAGNACSAFAAGPAGFARGLTGNSAVSYISEKGKIIPPFAQVLFCAQNPTECRDNNGLAIVALTDKQMLQLKDVNTAVNRTMIGRNDSRNELNGDVWKVNVRSGDCEDFALTKRSRLIAMGWSSRALRIATAYTPSGEGHAVLVVRTDKGDLVLDNRKSSIKNWRDTDLRWDKIQSGTDPYVWYRL, encoded by the coding sequence ATGAAGAAAACAGTCGTTACACTTCTGGCACTGGCCCTTACAGCAGGCAATGCGTGCTCGGCATTTGCCGCCGGTCCCGCGGGTTTTGCCCGCGGTCTGACCGGTAATTCGGCGGTCAGTTATATCTCTGAAAAAGGCAAGATCATTCCGCCTTTCGCCCAGGTACTGTTCTGTGCCCAGAATCCGACCGAATGCCGCGACAACAATGGTTTGGCGATCGTTGCGCTGACGGACAAGCAAATGCTGCAACTGAAGGATGTCAACACAGCCGTCAATCGTACGATGATCGGCCGGAACGACTCCCGCAACGAACTGAATGGCGACGTCTGGAAGGTGAATGTGCGTAGCGGCGACTGCGAAGATTTCGCGTTGACCAAGCGCAGCCGGCTGATCGCGATGGGCTGGTCGTCGCGCGCTTTGCGGATCGCAACGGCCTATACGCCCTCCGGTGAAGGACATGCGGTCCTCGTCGTCAGAACCGACAAGGGCGATCTCGTCCTCGACAACCGGAAAAGCAGCATCAAGAACTGGCGCGATACCGATCTGCGCTGGGACAAGATTCAATCGGGAACAGACCCCTACGTCTGGTACCGGCTATAA
- a CDS encoding VOC family protein codes for MLDQIKGLHHVTSMAQDARTNNHFFTHALGLRRVKKTVNFDAPDVYHLYYGDETGAPGTVMTYFPFPKMAQGRPGTGEVGTTVFSVPKGSLGFWSDRLAALGVGGLKAEESFGEKRLNFSGPDGDGFALVEVEDDARQSWTHGGISEDHAIRGFHSVAMRLRDEGATAELLKFMGYEVAEERDGVRRLIMPSGNGAHLIDLETMPNIARALPGAGSVHHVAFAVENREKQLEVRKALMDTGYQVTPVIDRDYFWAIYFRTPGGVLFEVATNEPGFDRDEDTAHLGEALKLPQQHAHLRALLEQHLQPLEA; via the coding sequence ATGCTCGATCAGATCAAGGGTCTGCACCACGTCACGTCGATGGCGCAGGACGCCCGCACCAACAACCATTTTTTCACCCATGCGCTCGGCCTGCGCCGCGTTAAGAAGACGGTGAACTTCGACGCGCCGGATGTCTATCACCTCTATTATGGTGACGAGACCGGTGCGCCCGGCACGGTCATGACCTATTTCCCGTTCCCGAAGATGGCGCAGGGCCGTCCCGGCACCGGTGAGGTCGGCACGACGGTGTTTTCCGTTCCCAAGGGTTCGCTCGGCTTCTGGAGCGATCGCCTTGCCGCGCTAGGTGTCGGCGGCCTGAAGGCCGAGGAAAGTTTCGGCGAAAAGCGGCTGAACTTCTCCGGCCCCGATGGCGATGGCTTTGCCCTCGTCGAGGTCGAGGATGATGCCCGCCAGTCCTGGACACATGGCGGCATCAGCGAGGACCATGCCATTCGCGGCTTCCACTCCGTCGCCATGCGGCTGAGGGACGAGGGCGCCACAGCCGAACTCCTGAAGTTCATGGGCTATGAGGTTGCCGAGGAAAGGGACGGCGTCAGGCGACTGATCATGCCCTCCGGCAATGGCGCGCACCTCATCGATCTCGAGACCATGCCGAACATTGCCCGCGCGCTTCCCGGCGCCGGCTCCGTCCACCATGTCGCCTTCGCCGTCGAAAACCGCGAGAAGCAGCTCGAAGTGCGCAAGGCACTGATGGACACCGGCTATCAGGTCACGCCGGTGATCGACCGCGACTATTTCTGGGCGATCTATTTCCGCACGCCGGGCGGCGTGCTGTTCGAGGTCGCGACCAATGAGCCTGGCTTCGACCGCGACGAGGATACGGCTCATCTCGGCGAAGCCCTGAAACTGCCGCAGCAGCACGCCCATCTTCGCGCGCTGCTCGAGCAGCACCTGCAGCCGCTCGAAGCCTAA
- the ung gene encoding uracil-DNA glycosylase, whose protein sequence is MSDTSVSLEGSWKAALEGEFSSPYMQQLKSFLVAQKEVGKRIFPKGSEYFRALDLTPISNVKAVILGQDPYHGLGQAHGLCFSVRPGVRIPPSLVNIYKEMETDLGIAPARHGFLEHWAKQGVLLLNSVLTVEEGQAAAHQGKGWERFTDAVIRKVNDECESVVFMLWGSYAQRKAAFVDTTRHLVLRAPHPSPLSAHNGFFGCGHFSKANAFLQSRGRAPIDWQLPADPHSA, encoded by the coding sequence ATGAGCGATACATCCGTCAGTCTCGAGGGGAGCTGGAAGGCCGCGCTGGAGGGGGAGTTTTCAAGCCCCTACATGCAACAGCTCAAATCCTTCCTCGTCGCGCAGAAAGAGGTCGGCAAGCGGATTTTCCCCAAGGGCAGCGAATATTTCCGCGCCCTCGATCTTACGCCGATCTCCAACGTCAAGGCCGTCATCCTCGGCCAGGACCCGTATCATGGACTTGGGCAAGCCCATGGACTGTGTTTCAGTGTCCGGCCGGGCGTGCGCATACCGCCCTCCCTGGTCAATATCTACAAGGAAATGGAGACGGATCTCGGCATAGCGCCGGCACGTCACGGTTTTCTCGAACATTGGGCAAAGCAGGGCGTGCTCCTGCTGAACAGCGTGCTGACCGTCGAGGAAGGGCAGGCGGCTGCTCATCAGGGCAAGGGGTGGGAACGCTTCACCGACGCCGTCATCCGCAAGGTCAACGATGAATGCGAATCCGTCGTCTTCATGCTCTGGGGTTCCTATGCCCAACGCAAGGCCGCCTTCGTCGATACGACGCGGCATCTCGTGCTCAGAGCACCGCATCCCTCGCCGCTTTCGGCCCATAACGGGTTTTTCGGCTGCGGGCATTTTTCGAAGGCGAATGCCTTCCTGCAGTCGCGCGGCCGTGCACCGATCGACTGGCAATTGCCGGCTGATCCCCATAGTGCATAG
- a CDS encoding phosphomannomutase, which produces MKFGTSGLRGLSVDLKGRASALYATAFGKYLLQTGKARAGDVILIGRDFRDSSPEISGNCAGALAALGFRIFDCGTVPTPALALYGLESNAACLMVTGSHIPADRNGIKFYRPDGEIDKSDEAAITALAAEIERTGEAVAQAPAETEEHEAICRQLFFERNAALLPQGALSDMKIGVYQHSSVARDLLVDVLAHYGAEITALGRSESFIPVDTEAVSDETITRMKRWVSEHKIDAIVSTDGDGDRPLVADETGTPLRGDLLGLVAANFLGAGTVVTPVTSNSGIEAAGSFAVRRTRVGSPFVISAMEEAVAAGKGHVMGFEANGGLLTATAFDINGRNVRALPTRDCFIPILAILSLAAIRRQPLSAVAASYHLPFAAADRLENFPLETSAALMEHLRASDENLSAFLQPIGEVATKSDIDGLRVTLRDGGIIHFRPSGNAPEMRCYTEAGSEAAALELLNTGLNRITDWAGAR; this is translated from the coding sequence ATGAAATTCGGCACGAGCGGCCTTCGCGGACTTTCAGTCGACCTCAAGGGACGCGCCTCTGCCCTCTACGCCACCGCGTTCGGCAAGTATCTGCTGCAGACCGGCAAGGCGCGGGCCGGCGACGTCATTCTGATCGGCCGCGATTTTCGCGATTCAAGCCCTGAAATCTCGGGAAATTGTGCCGGTGCGCTTGCCGCGCTCGGCTTCCGGATTTTCGACTGTGGCACCGTCCCCACACCCGCCCTTGCCCTCTATGGCCTCGAGAGCAACGCCGCATGCCTGATGGTTACGGGCTCGCATATTCCGGCGGACCGCAACGGCATCAAATTCTATCGCCCGGATGGTGAGATCGACAAATCGGACGAGGCTGCCATCACCGCATTGGCCGCCGAGATCGAGCGAACCGGTGAAGCGGTGGCGCAGGCGCCAGCCGAGACGGAGGAGCATGAAGCGATCTGCCGGCAGCTCTTTTTCGAACGCAATGCAGCCCTGCTTCCGCAGGGCGCGCTGTCCGACATGAAGATCGGTGTCTACCAGCACAGCAGCGTCGCCCGCGACCTGCTGGTGGACGTTCTCGCCCATTACGGCGCCGAGATCACCGCTCTCGGACGTTCGGAGAGTTTCATTCCCGTCGACACCGAAGCCGTTTCAGACGAGACGATCACGCGGATGAAGCGCTGGGTGTCCGAGCACAAGATCGATGCGATCGTCTCGACCGATGGCGACGGCGACCGTCCGCTGGTCGCAGACGAAACCGGCACGCCGTTGCGCGGTGACCTTCTCGGCCTTGTGGCAGCCAATTTCCTCGGCGCCGGCACGGTGGTGACACCTGTTACCTCCAATTCCGGCATCGAGGCCGCGGGCTCTTTCGCCGTCCGGCGTACCCGCGTCGGCTCACCCTTCGTCATTTCAGCCATGGAAGAGGCCGTGGCGGCTGGCAAGGGTCATGTCATGGGCTTTGAAGCCAATGGCGGGCTGCTGACCGCAACCGCCTTTGATATCAACGGCCGGAACGTGCGTGCCTTGCCGACACGCGATTGTTTTATCCCGATACTCGCGATCCTGTCGCTCGCGGCCATCCGCAGGCAGCCTCTTTCTGCCGTTGCCGCCTCCTACCATCTGCCCTTTGCCGCCGCCGACCGCCTGGAGAATTTTCCGCTGGAGACGAGTGCCGCGCTGATGGAGCATCTGCGCGCTTCGGACGAAAATCTCTCGGCTTTCCTGCAGCCGATCGGCGAGGTGGCGACGAAATCCGACATTGACGGACTTCGGGTGACGCTGAGAGATGGCGGCATCATTCATTTCCGCCCGTCCGGCAATGCCCCGGAAATGCGCTGCTACACAGAGGCCGGCAGCGAAGCTGCAGCCCTGGAGCTGCTGAATACAGGGCTCAACCGAATAACAGACTGGGCAGGCGCCCGGTAA
- a CDS encoding UDP-glucose dehydrogenase family protein: MRITMIGSGYVGLVSGVCFADFGHDVICVDKDLSKIEALREGRIPIYEPGLEQLVAENTSTGRLSFSTDVGESVRSADVVFIAVGTPSRRGDGHADLSYVYAAAREIATYVEGFTVIVTKSTVPVGTGDEVERIMRETNPAADVAVVSNPEFLREGAAIEDFKRPDRIVIGLNDDRARETMTEVYRPLYLNQAPLVFTTRRTSELIKYAANAFLAMKITFINEIADLCERVDANVQDVSRGIGLDGRIGSKFLHAGPGYGGSCFPKDTLALAKTAQDYDAPMRLIETTISINDNRKRAMGRKVISAVGGDIRGKKIAILGLTFKPNTDDMRDSPAIAVIQTLQDNGAQVVGYDPEGMENARKVIDNIEYASGPYEAAADADALVIVTEWNQFRALDFNRLKQSMRAPILVDLRNIYRSDEVRKHGFTYTGIGTNLYQDVTGA, from the coding sequence ATGCGCATCACGATGATTGGATCAGGCTATGTCGGCCTCGTTTCAGGCGTTTGCTTTGCGGATTTCGGCCACGACGTCATCTGCGTCGACAAGGATCTGAGTAAGATCGAAGCCCTTCGCGAAGGCCGCATTCCGATCTACGAGCCGGGTCTGGAACAATTGGTCGCCGAAAATACCAGCACCGGCCGGCTGTCGTTTTCGACGGATGTCGGCGAAAGTGTCCGCAGCGCCGATGTCGTGTTCATCGCAGTCGGCACGCCGTCCCGGCGCGGCGACGGCCACGCGGATCTCTCCTATGTCTACGCCGCTGCTCGCGAGATTGCCACCTATGTGGAAGGCTTCACGGTTATCGTCACCAAGTCGACGGTGCCGGTCGGCACGGGAGACGAGGTCGAGCGCATCATGCGCGAAACCAATCCTGCGGCGGATGTCGCCGTCGTTTCCAATCCGGAATTCCTGCGTGAAGGTGCGGCGATCGAAGACTTCAAGCGTCCAGACCGTATCGTCATCGGGCTGAACGACGACCGGGCGCGCGAAACCATGACCGAGGTCTACCGCCCGCTCTATCTCAACCAGGCCCCCTTGGTATTCACCACCCGCCGCACCTCGGAACTGATCAAATATGCGGCCAATGCCTTCCTCGCAATGAAGATCACCTTCATCAACGAGATCGCCGATCTCTGCGAACGGGTCGACGCAAACGTCCAGGACGTTTCGCGCGGAATCGGTCTCGACGGCCGTATCGGCTCCAAGTTCCTGCATGCCGGCCCGGGTTACGGCGGTTCGTGCTTCCCCAAGGATACGCTTGCTCTTGCCAAGACGGCGCAGGATTACGACGCGCCGATGCGTCTCATCGAGACGACGATCTCGATCAATGACAACCGCAAGCGGGCAATGGGACGCAAAGTCATTTCGGCCGTCGGCGGAGACATTCGCGGCAAGAAGATCGCGATCCTCGGCCTGACCTTCAAGCCGAACACCGACGATATGCGCGACAGCCCGGCGATCGCAGTCATCCAGACCCTGCAGGACAACGGCGCACAAGTGGTCGGCTACGATCCGGAGGGCATGGAAAATGCCCGCAAGGTAATCGACAACATCGAATATGCAAGCGGCCCTTATGAAGCGGCCGCTGATGCGGATGCGCTTGTTATCGTCACCGAATGGAACCAGTTCCGCGCGCTCGATTTCAATCGCTTGAAGCAGTCGATGCGCGCTCCCATCCTGGTCGATCTGCGCAATATCTACCGCAGCGACGAGGTGCGCAAACACGGCTTTACCTATACCGGCATCGGCACCAACCTTTACCAGGACGTCACCGGCGCCTGA